The following are encoded together in the Xanthobacter autotrophicus Py2 genome:
- a CDS encoding AMP-dependent synthetase and ligase (PFAM: AMP-dependent synthetase and ligase; phosphopantetheine-binding~KEGG: ava:Ava_3987 AMP-dependent synthetase and ligase): MNVASIFAHMPDDRPCLLFDGATQSYAHVRAQAAGVRARLLAEGIGRGDFVALVLANGPDFVASYLGVLSLGAVAVCINPMLAEAETAFILADSACRIALAEGDVAARLSLSGLPVLDAGTAATGTWAVEDVADNHPAVVVYSSGTSGRPKGVMLSHGNVAFTARSKVRYMGVTGADRLLLFLPLHHCFGQNAILWPALAAGACVVLQRRFDRAAVLQSLRADGVTMVFGVPTTFLALEGRITAADGPRVRYWFSAAAPLPLEVEERWHRHMGLPIHQGYGQTECSPFATYNHAHSLRRGKVGTAIDEVDLRIVDPADGRDLPKGEAGEIVLRGPNVMLGYLNRPADTAKAIRQGWLHTGDIGRLDADGYLSVEDRLTDLIIIGGRNVYPAEVENALYSHPAVAEAAVYGVADPFLGEEVWANVVLKPGVSIGAQELEAVCRRSLAAYKVPTAITFVDALPRNPTGKILKRELRAAAARPATQDLGRRVRGTDQEGSDLEAWVRDWLGRHLSLSPGAIERDRAFAEYGLDSVLGVALARELAAPLGRPVDLTVVWEASTLAGLLARLRGTATAPDAACCPVPATT; the protein is encoded by the coding sequence TTGAACGTCGCCAGCATTTTCGCCCATATGCCCGACGACAGGCCCTGCCTGTTGTTCGACGGCGCGACTCAGTCCTATGCCCATGTCCGGGCCCAGGCTGCCGGCGTGCGCGCACGGCTTCTGGCCGAAGGCATCGGGCGCGGGGACTTCGTGGCGCTGGTTCTGGCCAACGGGCCGGACTTCGTGGCCAGCTACCTCGGCGTGCTGAGCCTGGGGGCCGTGGCGGTCTGCATCAACCCCATGCTCGCGGAAGCAGAAACCGCCTTCATCCTTGCCGACAGCGCGTGCCGGATCGCTCTCGCGGAGGGGGATGTCGCCGCGCGGTTGTCCCTCAGCGGTCTGCCCGTGCTTGATGCCGGCACCGCCGCCACCGGGACGTGGGCGGTGGAGGATGTGGCGGACAACCATCCCGCCGTCGTCGTCTATTCCTCCGGCACCTCGGGCCGCCCCAAGGGGGTGATGCTGTCCCACGGCAACGTGGCGTTCACCGCCCGCTCCAAGGTGCGCTACATGGGCGTCACCGGCGCCGACCGTCTGCTGCTGTTCCTGCCGCTGCATCATTGCTTCGGCCAGAACGCCATCCTCTGGCCCGCCCTCGCCGCCGGCGCCTGCGTGGTGCTCCAGCGGCGGTTCGACCGCGCGGCCGTGCTGCAATCGCTGCGCGCGGATGGCGTGACCATGGTGTTCGGCGTCCCCACTACTTTCCTTGCTCTGGAAGGCCGCATCACTGCGGCCGACGGCCCCCGCGTGCGCTACTGGTTTTCCGCCGCAGCGCCTTTGCCACTGGAGGTGGAGGAGCGCTGGCACCGGCACATGGGCCTGCCCATCCACCAGGGCTACGGCCAGACCGAGTGCTCGCCCTTCGCCACCTACAACCACGCCCACAGCCTGCGGCGCGGGAAGGTCGGCACCGCCATCGACGAGGTGGACCTGCGCATCGTCGATCCGGCCGATGGCCGTGACCTGCCGAAGGGCGAGGCGGGGGAGATCGTGCTGCGCGGCCCCAACGTCATGCTGGGCTACCTGAACCGGCCGGCGGATACCGCGAAGGCCATCCGTCAGGGGTGGCTGCACACCGGCGACATCGGCCGTCTGGATGCCGACGGCTATCTCTCGGTGGAGGACCGGCTGACGGACCTCATCATCATTGGCGGCCGCAACGTCTATCCCGCCGAGGTGGAGAATGCGCTGTACAGCCACCCGGCGGTGGCCGAGGCGGCGGTCTATGGCGTCGCCGACCCGTTCCTCGGCGAGGAGGTCTGGGCCAATGTGGTCCTGAAGCCCGGCGTCAGTATCGGCGCGCAGGAGTTGGAGGCGGTCTGCCGGCGGAGCCTTGCCGCCTACAAGGTGCCCACGGCCATCACCTTCGTGGATGCCCTGCCGCGCAACCCCACGGGCAAGATCCTGAAGCGCGAGTTGCGCGCTGCCGCCGCCCGGCCGGCGACTCAAGACCTGGGGCGCCGGGTGCGCGGCACGGATCAGGAGGGTTCGGACCTTGAAGCCTGGGTGCGCGACTGGCTCGGCCGCCATCTCAGCCTGTCCCCCGGCGCCATCGAGCGCGACCGCGCCTTCGCCGAATACGGGCTGGATTCGGTTCTGGGTGTCGCTCTGGCGCGTGAGCTTGCCGCGCCGCTCGGGCGGCCCGTGGACCTGACTGTGGTGTGGGAGGCATCGACCCTTGCCGGGTTGCTGGCGCGCCTGCGCGGAACCGCCACCGCCCCGGACGCGGCCTGCTGCCCCGTCCCTGCGACCACATAG
- a CDS encoding ABC-1 domain protein (PFAM: ABC-1 domain protein~KEGG: aau:AAur_2838 putative ABC1 family domain protein), translating to MPEATQSPAAPALTNQQRARAVRRLFLRIALHIFFWDIVMTRGPLKRLRRAPAPRWAALARQYRREAERLGGVLIKLGQYVSARVDLLPEEVTHVMADLRDAVPPVPGPQIIAQIEEDFLLPITGLYHSFDEVPIGAASLGQAHRAVLPEGQPVVVKVLRPGIDAIVASDLEIVGQFIRQLKRLESIRRRVDLDLLASEFTAVTYRELDLVAEARNCERFAREFAHEPTIHTPTIYWSRSGRRTLTMEDVSYFPIHDVLGFEAAGIDRRRVASKLMDCYLDQVFRHGFVHADPHPGNLFVRPLAADGESAASWPPFSLASGRVHIPHVANRPFQVVFIDFGMAVEIPERLRHSLTTYATGMVARDAYTIVQSYVEGDLLLPDTDLDELERMTAALINKFPHALVGQVRKKDLTPFAELSEEYQTLLYNSPMKMKAELLFVFRAMGICSGTVAGIDAAFDPAERFMPLAQRLVADELKPDSDRLKRLISATVRLPMRLDNLLTTLERGKLRIRTDGADRRRDDIRQLTRAANRLGVAVLAGSAMICAVLLGRQGEIVTTPTGLAVLAIAVVAAGVLIKQRS from the coding sequence ATGCCCGAGGCGACGCAGTCCCCGGCAGCGCCCGCCCTGACCAACCAGCAGCGAGCCCGCGCGGTCCGGCGGCTGTTCCTGCGCATCGCGCTCCACATCTTCTTCTGGGACATCGTGATGACGCGCGGGCCGCTGAAGCGGCTCCGCCGCGCGCCCGCTCCGCGCTGGGCCGCCCTCGCCCGGCAATATCGCCGCGAGGCCGAGCGCTTGGGCGGCGTGCTCATCAAGCTCGGCCAGTATGTCAGCGCCCGCGTCGACCTCCTGCCCGAGGAGGTCACCCACGTGATGGCCGACCTGCGCGATGCGGTGCCCCCCGTGCCGGGCCCGCAGATCATCGCGCAGATCGAAGAGGATTTTCTCCTCCCCATCACTGGCCTCTACCACAGCTTCGATGAGGTGCCCATCGGCGCGGCGTCGCTCGGGCAGGCACACCGGGCGGTATTGCCGGAGGGCCAGCCGGTGGTGGTGAAGGTGCTGCGGCCGGGCATCGATGCCATCGTCGCCAGCGACCTCGAAATCGTCGGCCAGTTCATCCGCCAGCTCAAGCGGCTGGAGAGCATCCGCCGCCGGGTGGACCTCGACCTTCTGGCCAGCGAGTTCACGGCGGTGACCTACCGTGAGCTGGACCTCGTCGCCGAGGCCCGCAATTGCGAACGCTTCGCCCGCGAGTTCGCCCACGAACCCACCATCCACACGCCCACCATCTACTGGTCCCGCAGCGGCCGGCGCACCCTGACCATGGAGGATGTCTCCTACTTCCCCATCCACGACGTGCTGGGCTTCGAGGCCGCCGGTATCGACCGCCGCCGCGTCGCCAGCAAGCTGATGGACTGCTACCTCGACCAGGTGTTCCGGCACGGTTTCGTTCACGCCGATCCGCACCCGGGCAATCTGTTCGTGCGGCCGCTGGCGGCGGACGGCGAGAGCGCGGCGAGCTGGCCGCCCTTCAGCCTCGCGTCGGGGCGGGTGCACATTCCGCACGTGGCCAACCGGCCGTTCCAGGTGGTGTTCATCGATTTCGGCATGGCGGTGGAGATCCCCGAGCGGCTGCGCCATTCGCTCACCACCTACGCCACCGGCATGGTGGCCCGCGACGCCTACACCATCGTCCAGTCCTATGTGGAGGGCGACCTGCTCTTGCCCGACACCGACCTCGACGAGTTGGAGCGCATGACGGCGGCGCTGATCAACAAGTTTCCCCACGCTCTGGTGGGTCAGGTGCGCAAGAAGGACCTGACGCCGTTCGCCGAGCTGTCGGAGGAATACCAGACCCTGCTCTACAACTCGCCCATGAAGATGAAGGCGGAGCTGTTGTTCGTGTTCCGCGCCATGGGCATCTGCTCGGGGACGGTGGCGGGCATCGATGCCGCTTTCGATCCCGCCGAGCGCTTCATGCCGCTGGCCCAGCGGCTGGTGGCGGACGAGTTGAAGCCGGATTCCGACCGTCTGAAGCGCCTCATCTCGGCCACCGTCCGGCTGCCCATGCGGCTCGACAATCTGCTCACCACGCTGGAGCGCGGCAAGCTGCGCATCCGCACCGACGGCGCCGACCGCCGCCGCGACGACATCCGCCAGCTCACCCGCGCGGCCAACCGGCTGGGCGTCGCGGTGCTGGCCGGCAGCGCTATGATCTGCGCGGTGCTGCTGGGGCGGCAGGGGGAGATCGTCACCACCCCCACCGGCCTCGCGGTCCTGGCCATCGCCGTGGTGGCGGCCGGGGTGCTGATCAAACAGCGCTCCTAG
- a CDS encoding Oleoyl-(acyl-carrier-protein) hydrolase (PFAM: Thioesterase~KEGG: gvi:glr2850 probable thioesterase), whose translation MPGARVAILYRHHPPLRCRQMNAEPSPWFLGGATRGGRRLRLFCLPFAGGNASAYTQWQAAIDPAIEVVPVQLPGHGGRIREAPLQAMDDMAQGLADAMVRRLDLPYAVFGHSMGALLAFEALRRLRERGALMPAALFVSARRAPHLPPSRPPLHVLSDAELVGELRALNGTPDVVLADRELLDLLLPVIRADLKAVETYRFREAQAFDFPIHAFGGARDSIDEEDLRAWSRYSTSGFSLRMYAGDHFYLNDHRMSLLRALESLCRVTHRETHGEVLS comes from the coding sequence ATGCCAGGGGCTCGCGTTGCAATATTATACCGCCATCATCCTCCATTGCGTTGTCGCCAGATGAATGCCGAACCTTCGCCCTGGTTTCTGGGGGGCGCGACGCGGGGAGGCCGTCGCCTGCGCCTGTTCTGCCTGCCCTTCGCGGGCGGCAATGCCAGCGCCTATACGCAGTGGCAGGCGGCCATCGATCCCGCCATCGAGGTGGTGCCGGTTCAGCTGCCGGGCCATGGCGGGCGGATCCGCGAGGCGCCGCTCCAGGCCATGGACGACATGGCGCAGGGGCTGGCCGATGCGATGGTGCGCCGGCTTGATCTGCCCTATGCCGTGTTCGGCCACAGCATGGGCGCGCTGCTCGCCTTCGAAGCCTTGCGGCGGCTGAGGGAGCGGGGAGCCTTGATGCCGGCGGCGCTGTTCGTCTCGGCACGACGCGCGCCCCACTTGCCGCCGTCCCGTCCGCCGTTGCACGTTCTGTCCGACGCCGAGCTGGTCGGTGAACTGCGCGCCCTGAACGGGACGCCCGACGTGGTGCTGGCGGATCGCGAACTGCTGGACTTGCTGCTGCCTGTGATCCGCGCCGATCTCAAGGCGGTTGAAACCTACCGTTTTCGGGAGGCGCAGGCGTTTGATTTCCCCATTCACGCCTTTGGTGGTGCGCGGGATTCGATCGATGAAGAGGATTTGCGGGCCTGGTCGCGATACTCGACCTCCGGGTTCAGCCTGAGGATGTATGCGGGCGATCATTTTTATTTGAATGACCATCGCATGTCCCTGCTGCGGGCCCTGGAATCTTTGTGCCGGGTGACCCATCGGGAGACGCACGGGGAAGTCCTGTCCTGA
- a CDS encoding Histidine ammonia-lyase (PFAM: phenylalanine/histidine ammonia-lyase~KEGG: bam:Bamb_3604 histidine ammonia-lyase) codes for MNVHRTPVILVGAQRLSPADVWAVAQGTSRVALDGSAAFRQRIEAGSGLLGQRIAAGERIYGVTTGFGESVVTEVPVHLTDELSANLVRFHGCGTGALFSQTEAAAVLLARIASLSAGWSGVRFEVIERLAALLDLRILPAIPSEGSVGASGDLTPLSYVAAVVMGEREVYSGGEVLPAAEAMRGAGITPIALAPKESLAIMNGTSVSVALTALAFERARWLARLAAALTALASDVTRGNPAHFDPRIFAAKPHPGQMLCASWIAQDIEYQQGTVHQGRLQDRYSIRCAPHVVGVLIDALDWMKPWIETELNGASDNPLIDPETGDPLFGGNFYGGHACFVADGLKNATANVADLLDRQLALICSAVTSNGLPENLVGADGDGCRAHHGFKAMQIAASALTAEALKATMPASVFSRSTENHNQDKVSMSTIAARDSLRVLELTETVAAICLLALVQAVDLRRGEGCHVRSRLLRDAVRAKVPFNDRDRRQDGDIAMVKEMIQRRTLPLDFN; via the coding sequence ATGAACGTTCATCGGACCCCTGTGATCCTCGTCGGTGCGCAGCGCCTTTCGCCGGCTGATGTCTGGGCGGTGGCCCAGGGCACGAGCCGCGTCGCGCTGGATGGCTCTGCTGCATTTCGCCAGCGCATCGAGGCCGGCTCCGGCCTGCTGGGTCAGCGCATCGCCGCGGGCGAGCGGATCTACGGCGTCACCACCGGATTTGGCGAATCGGTGGTCACCGAGGTGCCGGTGCACCTGACCGACGAGCTGTCTGCCAATCTCGTGCGCTTCCACGGCTGCGGCACCGGTGCGCTGTTCTCGCAAACCGAGGCGGCGGCGGTATTGCTGGCGCGCATCGCCTCCCTGTCCGCCGGCTGGTCCGGCGTGCGGTTCGAGGTGATCGAACGCCTCGCGGCGCTGCTGGACCTCCGCATCCTCCCGGCCATCCCGAGCGAAGGCTCGGTGGGGGCGAGCGGCGACCTGACCCCCCTGTCCTATGTGGCGGCCGTGGTCATGGGCGAGCGCGAGGTCTACAGCGGCGGCGAGGTTCTTCCGGCGGCCGAGGCCATGCGGGGGGCGGGCATCACCCCCATCGCTCTGGCGCCCAAGGAAAGCCTCGCCATCATGAACGGCACCAGCGTCTCGGTGGCGCTGACGGCCCTTGCCTTCGAGCGCGCCCGCTGGCTGGCGCGGCTGGCGGCGGCGCTCACCGCGCTCGCCAGCGACGTGACGCGCGGCAACCCCGCCCATTTCGATCCGCGCATCTTCGCAGCCAAGCCCCATCCCGGCCAGATGCTGTGCGCCTCCTGGATCGCGCAGGATATCGAGTACCAGCAAGGCACCGTGCACCAGGGCCGGCTGCAGGATCGCTATTCCATCCGCTGCGCCCCCCATGTGGTAGGGGTGCTGATCGATGCGCTGGACTGGATGAAGCCCTGGATCGAGACCGAGCTGAACGGCGCCTCCGACAACCCGCTGATCGACCCGGAGACCGGCGACCCGCTGTTCGGCGGCAATTTCTATGGCGGCCACGCCTGCTTCGTCGCCGATGGCCTGAAGAACGCCACCGCCAACGTCGCCGATCTGCTGGACCGCCAGCTCGCGCTCATCTGTTCCGCCGTCACCAGCAACGGGCTGCCGGAAAACCTGGTGGGTGCGGACGGCGACGGATGCCGGGCGCACCACGGCTTCAAGGCCATGCAGATCGCGGCGTCCGCATTGACCGCGGAAGCGTTGAAGGCAACCATGCCGGCCAGCGTCTTCAGCCGCAGCACCGAGAACCACAACCAGGACAAGGTCAGCATGAGCACGATCGCTGCCCGTGACAGCCTGCGCGTGCTGGAGCTGACCGAGACGGTGGCGGCCATCTGCCTGTTGGCGCTGGTGCAGGCAGTGGACCTGCGCCGGGGGGAGGGCTGCCATGTGCGCAGCCGGCTGCTGCGCGATGCGGTGCGAGCCAAGGTGCCGTTCAATGATCGCGACCGGCGCCAGGACGGCGACATCGCCATGGTCAAGGAAATGATCCAGCGGCGCACCCTGCCCCTGGACTTCAACTGA